The Nostoc sp. 'Peltigera membranacea cyanobiont' N6 genome contains the following window.
TATCATTGCCTGCACCACCCCTCAAAAGGTCGTTGCCACTCAAGCCATCAATGATATCATCACCCCCCTGACCATTAATTACATCATCTGATTTGTCAAAGCCGTTAACATTATTGTTCAGATCGTTAAGGAAGGTGACTGTGTTCTTTTTGAAGATGGTGCCTTGGGTGGAGTTGGCATCGAAGACATCAAAGCTGTCTGTGATACTAGTTTGCCCATAAAATAGGATATTGCCCACTTGAGCTAAATTGTCTAGGTTTTCCAGGGTAAAGTTCTGCAACACCACTGTGGAACCATACCCCCTCTCAAAGGTGATTTCTAAGTCGTTACCATTTTGAGTTAATAGCAGATTTCTCGCAGTGAATCGCTCATAACCTGTAAATTGCAAGGTATCTAATTCGGCAATCACCCCTGCTGATGGGTTTGAGCCTTTACCAATGCCACCGAAATCGGTGATGGTAATGATACCACTGCTATCGTTATCCCCGTAAACAAGTTTATCCTTACCGCCGCCAGTTATCAAAATATCAGCAGTATAAACATAATACGATCCACCAGTGTAGAAGGTATCGTCACCAGCGCCACCGTTAAGGGTATTATTGCCCAATCCATTAAAGGCAAAAAGACTATCATTGCCATCACCTCCAGAAAGCAGGTTATTCTTTGTTGGATCGCCATAACCGTAGTTCGTTATTGAATCAGCACTCAAGTAATCGTCACCAGCGCCACCGTTGAGGGTGTTATTCCCCGTGCCGCTTTCGAGAGTGTCATTGCCAGCTCCACCAATAAGAATATCATCGCCTGCACCACCTCTGAGTATGTCGTTGCCACTTTTGCCGTCAATGATGTCATCACCGCCTTGACCATTAATTACATCATCTGAGTTGTCAAAGCCGTTAACATTATTGTTCAGGTCGTTAAGGAAGGTGACTGTATTTTTGTTGAAGATAGTGTTTTGGGTGGAGTTGGCATTGAAGACATCAAAGCTGTCGGTGATGTTAGTTTGCCCATCAAACAGGATATTGCCAACCTGAGCTAAATTGTCTAGGTTTTCCAGGGCAAAGTTCTGCAAGACCACATAGGGATTACCCATCCCTTCAAAGGAGATTTCTAAGTTATTACCATTTTGAGTTAATTGCAGATTTCTCGCAGTTAACTGCTCAGAACCTGTAAATTGCAAGGTATCCACTTCGGCAATCACCGCCGATGATGGGTTTGAGCCTTTACCAATGCCACCGAAATCGGTGATGGTAATGAGACCATTGGTAATCTCGTAAACAAATTTATCCTTACCGCCGCCGCCAGTTGCCAAGACATAAGTATCCGATCCAGTGTAGAAGGTATCATCACCAGTGCCACCATCTAGGGTGTCGTAGCCTCCGTTACCATTTAGAATATCGTCACCTGCTAAACCATTAATCAGGTCATTATCGATTGTCCCATTGAGGGTATCATTACCATTAGTGCCATTGATAATTGCCATAATTTTCTACCTACCTAAATCGATTTTTTTAGTAACTTTCAGTTGTCAATTTGCAGTTAGCGCTGTTTTAAGGCACAAATAACTCGTTAAAATTGAACATTTTCAGCATGTTTTTATCTGATTTAATTTTTGAGGTCTGCGATCGCCTATACGTGGGTTGGATGTAGCTGTGGTTATGATTTGAGATCGAGCGATCGCATGGCAATATCTTGAATATCTGTGCAATTATGGCGATCGCTTCCCAAAATCAAGAACGCAGACATGAGCTAAGTGAGTCAAAAATACTTGTAAACATCCTGCGAGGTGCCCAAAAAAGCACCTCGCCAACCGTACCTAGAATGATAAAACAGTGCTAACCATAAACGAGTACAAAATTGTTTTCGGTTAATGATAATCCAGCAGATAGTTGGGCAAATTCTACCTGAGTATAACCACTTGCACTGCCATCTCGGTCAAAGTACAGTCCACCTGTGGTGGAGTCATAGATAAATCGTTGAGCGCTAGTGGTTGCAGATGCTCCGATAGTAAACTGACTTTTCAGAAGTGAAAATGTTGCGTCATAAAAATCACCTGATACCTGAATAAATTCATTAGCAACGTTGAAGTCATCAACACGAGTAAGTCCTTCACCGTAAATATTGAAAGAAAAAGTATCATTACCGTCCCCACCTGTCAAGATGTCATTGCCACCAGTGCCCCCAAAGAGCGTATCGTTGCCATTGTTGCCTACAATGTTGTCATCGTAGGCTGTACCTGAGATATTTAATCGCTCGATATTCTGGTAACTAACCTGATTCGTACCTGCGGTAATTGAGCCAATGTTAGTAGTAGGATTGAAAGTTGTTGTGATTCCTGCGGTAGCATCCCTAAAATCTACA
Protein-coding sequences here:
- a CDS encoding beta strand repeat-containing protein; protein product: MAIINGTNGNDTLNGTIDNDLINGLAGDDILNGNGGYDTLDGGTGDDTFYTGSDTYVLATGGGGKDKFVYEITNGLITITDFGGIGKGSNPSSAVIAEVDTLQFTGSEQLTARNLQLTQNGNNLEISFEGMGNPYVVLQNFALENLDNLAQVGNILFDGQTNITDSFDVFNANSTQNTIFNKNTVTFLNDLNNNVNGFDNSDDVINGQGGDDIIDGKSGNDILRGGAGDDILIGGAGNDTLESGTGNNTLNGGAGDDYLSADSITNYGYGDPTKNNLLSGGDGNDSLFAFNGLGNNTLNGGAGDDTFYTGGSYYVYTADILITGGGKDKLVYGDNDSSGIITITDFGGIGKGSNPSAGVIAELDTLQFTGYERFTARNLLLTQNGNDLEITFERGYGSTVVLQNFTLENLDNLAQVGNILFYGQTSITDSFDVFDANSTQGTIFKKNTVTFLNDLNNNVNGFDKSDDVINGQGGDDIIDGLSGNDLLRGGAGNDTLIGGTGDDVLLDNSDSDLTGNNLLFGGDGNDILSTSGLLVGNSGTPSKFSGYASGNNTLNGGIGNDTLSANYSTGNNLLNGDNGNDVLSASGSWEYDLLEVFYPPSGNNTLNGGAGNDSLDVDYSIGDNLLNGDDGNDYLSASGTQDESRFNIPSGNNTLNGGAGNDSLYIEYSAGNNLLFGGDDNDLLSAVGALGNNTLDGGNGNDILVGGSGNDTLYGGAGTDIFAFNSYNQGINTISDFNATNELIQVSASGFGGRLSTPSLQKSQFTIGASATTSAQRFIYDSTTGGLFFDRDGSAAGFTQVKFAQLSAGLSLSNNNFVVV